ACCCCCGGTGAATTTAGTGGCATTGTGATCCTGATCCTGTCCaagggaaagtgcggcctctccacctgcaccactcgcagcctggtggccatggcaatggCGGGTCCGTTATTATTACCTCCCTGGGCATCACCGTATGCAGTGCGATCTCTGCCCTGGGAgaggcagccactgactgttctgtctggttcactgtcagCTTTACGTTTCACGGGTTTGTCACCATTTGTTGCCAGAAATAGAGAGCTacgtattgcaccgggaaaactgcgtctGTGTTTCTGACgacaaccggcgttctgttctGTTTGGGTACTGTGCCATAGTTCTTTATATTGTAacctgtgaaagtgattgacaatataccctgggactgtttGCAAATGCCAAGCTACTATATGGACCCCAGGTGGGTGGGATATGCTTGTCTTACTActgttctaacgccattactcccgttcgtgttaatactactgttcaacgctctgacggtcagagGCATCTCGGTGAGTAGCTGAGTCcctaaggggctgaggggtcagagcaaggcggagaaccgcagtgacccggagatggagagcaggaggaggtctgtgatcttacttctcaccgtctccggaagcttcatcatcctgtggtccaTGAAAGTTTCTGAATTCCTTTATAACACAATTGCCCAATTGTATCAAAATAactacaacgattcggaatacattTTTCAACACACCGGATACACgctggtgatgttaagttgctggacaaacacatttatttacgacGTAACTcggtccaagttcagagagcagttcagcaGCGCGGTAAAATATCCGCTGACATCAGATGTTGTGAATTCCAGCTTGATATCACAGAACTGCCAGTCATCAGAGAACGTGGCGGCAGGGAGAATTAAACCAGTTTAGATCCCGAGTGGAAAATACACAACACCACCCTCAGCCCGTGACGTCCGCCTCCTACCAATTATTAAACTCAGCctaacttttatttttatttccccACCATATTCCTGCTCCTGTCACCGCCACAACGCTTTCGGTAATGGCAAAGCAGGAGAGATAtacaactctcgttacatgcatctGCAAGTTtttagtgattatgcagaaagtttgaagttcgtacctcatctccttctaccttaggccacgaacttatcaatgacCCCAGCTgtcgaccacttctggaggtccaagacacggACTTCTACAAGAAGGGATccctatgctccacgaccgctggactaagagtGTAAATGTagcaggggactatgttgaaaaataaatgtgctaggctttccataattgactccttctaccttaggccacgaacgtatcaatcacccctcgaatGTCTcggaatggctatatctactaAGTACATCCGTGTTTCATGTTTATCCTGTGATATTATATCCGGACGGGGATCACGTTATCACCCTAGCTCTACTAATGGATCCGTCGGAATATAATTGTCAGACtccgactctaaaactggatcaggcgtATACTTATAGTAACCTATAGTATCTTTCAAGTCTTTGCATCttcaagcaagattttggtgaatgatgcttgCCACTAGATGGCGCCTGTGTATGTAACAAGATTGAAGTAAACTGGTGTTGGATAATTTCAAAATGGCATATTCTGCTTTAGAGCACGAGAGAGATACAACACAGGAAAATATACTTGGTTTTGAATTTGTTAGTTTTTTTAATGTGCATTTCTGTTATTTTTGTGACCACCACCTGGTCCTATATTGTCACAAGGAACCACACAGTTTCTGGGAAGAGATCTCCAACTTTTAATGGCGTCAAACGCTTCAAGTTGACACCTCGTCTGCTCAGATGGTGGATCCCATCCATGGACAATTATGCTCATCCGGTGGTTAACTCTTTCTTCTACAGCGGAGTTTTACAACCTATTTTAGCCCTTTTGGTGTCGCGAGTCAAGGCAAACTGTCGAGCACCCTGGTTGCTACTCTATGTAACCCAATAATGTCTGTTAGGTTGGTTCGGTCGGACGAGATTGCCGAGTGTCAGACGCGCTGTGACGACAAATGCTCAAGGCCTGCAGTGCTGTGCTTCTTCCTGTGTCCCAGTGCCACATCGgtttttggaagtgcctgctctgCTGACGATTGGTCAGATTTGATGCCGCAAGTTTGAGGCAGTTTACTCCCCCACCAAGAATCATTAACGCCCCCCTAGGCGAGTGTTATTTGCTCCTAAAGCCATCTTAGGACTCGTAACCGTTCCAAAGGGAATAACTGTTCTATTGTGATCATTTCTGGGTTGATCTTTCATTTCAGTTCAGAATAGCACATGCTCGTGCCGTGTTGAATCCTATTTTCATTAGATATGATTATACCTTGTGATGCCTGTACTTCAAGCTTTAGTAGCTGGAGCTGAGAAACAATGGTTATAATAGGTTGACAAACTCTGTATAGACGGATGATCACTCGACGTAAAGTCTTGGCCTTCAGAGCTGCCCGTgggaacgaattccacagattcaccaccctctgtctattCTCACCCTCGTtccaaaaggacgcccctctgttctgaagctgtttcctctggtcctggactctcccaccatgggacatATCAGTCTATCGAGgtatttcaacattcaataggtttcaattatatcACCCTTCATTTTTTTGAATTCCAATGACACAGGACCaatcatcaaacgctcctcaaatgACAAGACATTCAATCCTGGACTCATTTTCGTAAACTCACCACATTgtcagcccatcctttctaagggaccaagaactgtttacaatattctgactgaggcctcaccaatgctttataaagcctcaacattaaattcctgcttttatattctcgtcctcttgaaatgaatgctgaaattgcatttgctttcctcaccgccAACCCAACCTACAAATTATCCTTTAAGGAATCTTGCACAAGTGCTCCCAAGTTTAGACTATTTGGAAAATAGTGTATCCACGGTATTTTTTTCTCAATATGCAAGGCTACACACTTCCCTACACGATATTCCATCTGCTTCATTTATACCCAATCCTCTAATCACCGAAGTCCTTtcatagcctctctgcttcctcaaaactacctagcCCTCCAGCTAACTTGAGATCATCGGCAAACTTTGCAATAGAGCTATCAATTCTGACATCCAagtcctgtggaacatcactagtcaccggcagccaaccagaaaacaccCCCGTTATTACTGTCATTTGCGTCCTGCCAATCAGCCGCTGTTATATCCACGCaataatctttcctgtaatatcatgggctcataacttgttaacCAGCCTCATGACTGGCACgttgtcaaagatcttctgaaagtccaggtgcacatgatcaaccgattctcctttgtctaccttgcttATTACCACTCCAATGAATTGAAGGAATTTCAACAcactttctcaggcaagattttcccttgaggcaaACGTTAAGGCCGATTTAATCATCTGCCTCCAGGTGCCCTGAAAAACACATCCGCAACAATATCTACACAACcagtgaggtcagactaactgtcctaaaatttccattcttctctctcccttcttgaatagcAGAGTGGCATTTCCAAATTTGCAGTCTTCTGCAACCATACGAGACTTCACTGATTCttaaaatatcattactaatacctccacaatctgttCAGCCACATCTTcgagaactctgggatgtacaccatctggtccaggtgatctaTTTACCTTCACACCATTCTGTTTCCCAGGATCCTTCTCTCGAGTAACGGCAACTTCacacacattctgaccactgacatctggactTGCACCATCCCGCTGGTTGTTTCCACAATGAAGGCATatgaaatacttattcagttcacccgCTATCTCCTTGTTCGCTATTActacccaccccaccctccactACCGTCATTTTCCTCGTCtgatgtccactcttgcctctctttaacactttatgaatctgaagaaacatttggtgcCATCTTTAATGTAAATAGCTAGctgcatattccatcttttctttctaaattagtttttttagttgcctcttgATTGTTTAGAAAAGCTTCTCAATAAtctaacttcccaccaatttttgctctgttatctGCTCTCCCTTTGGCTCTATTGTTGGCATGGCCTTCTCATTAGCTGTGGTTGTATGATGTTGTCGTTCGAATAGCTCTTCCTTTTTGGAATGTATATAGCCTGtgtcttccgaattgcttcccgTAATTACAGCTTTTGATGCTTTGTCGTCATCCCTACCAGTGTTTTTTTCCccatcaaatttggccagttcctctctcatgcctctgcaattgtCCTTATTCCACGGTTATACTGATAAATctcactttagcttctccttctcaaatttcagggtgaattccattatattaagatcacttgtccctcagggttcttttaccttaagtgcTGTAAttcggttcattgcacaataccaaTCCAGAAATGTTGATGCCCAGCTGGACACAACCAGGAGGTCGTTGACCAGTGGAGTGACTCAGGTATCTGTTCAGACCCTTACTCTTAGAGAAATTATCTAtatggggaagtggagggataggtagtaagttttctgatgacaaaggttgggggtgttgtgcatAGCGCAGAGGgctgcgggacattgataggatgcaaaactgggctgagaagtggcagacggagtggTGAAGTGTGAAgggtggtggttcattttggtaggacaaatatgatgacagaatatagtactaatcgtaagactcttggcagtgtggaggatcagagggatcctggggtccaagtccataggacgctcaaagcagctgtgcaggttgactctgtggttaagaaggcatatggtgtattggccttcttcAATTGTGaagttgaatttaggagccgagaggtaatgttgcagctatataggaccctggtcagaccccacgagtactgtgctcagttctggttgcctcactaccgggaggatgtggaaaccatagcaagtgccaaggagatttacaaggatgttgcctggattggggagcatgccttatgaaaacaggttgagtgaattcggccttttctcattggagagacggaggttgagaggtaacctgatggaggtgtataagatgatgagaggcattgatcatgtagataatcagaggcattttccctgggctgaaatggctgccacaagatagcacaggtttaagatgcttgggagtaggtacagaggagatgtcaggggtaactttttttttaaacacagtgagtggagagtgcatgctggcaacggtggtggaggcggatataatagggtcttttcagagactcctggataggtaaatggagcttggaaaaatagagggccatgggtaacccgagtaatttctagggtaggaacatgttcagcacaactttgtgggtcaaagggcttgtattgtgccgtaagttttctatgtttctatcttaaccctttagaagcagggaaaatgacccataatgtggaaatgagccatgaataaggaggttaactaccaatgtcattcttcctcagcccagagatttgagggaTGAAGAACATGTCAgatagaactgcagtcagctcgacttcttcagtctacAGAGAATTCAAGAGGAACATCTTCACCCAccgagtggtgactgtttggaacccatcaccacagggagagtgagagatgaacaacaggggaggattgaaATGAACTGtcatggaacagaatcactggcagggtccagctggccagagttgactctctactgtacactgtACACTGTTATAACTTGTCTACTGTAGAATAGGTGTGTTATACATTCACTAAGTactggagacagagtttaaaattgaactgatttatttttcccagaTCCAGAATATAAACtctagtcccattaaaggtgaatatacAGAAGAAagtcctcccatgcccagtgaccagggtgcagaactgggtgtggtgagcagcagcaataattgcagagttcagcaccgacagtcactgtcgaaattgcattcagcaatggtgatggacaaatatctagtatgcagctcattgaaactttctccccagtgtgaacccagtAGCGTGTCACAAGGTTAGGTTACTGAGTGAATTCCTTCTCACATTCACAGGAGGTGAATGGCCTCTACCCAGCGTGAACTCAATCATGCACATTTGATTGAGAAGGCTGAGAGAAACTGCTCCCAgtgactgagcaggtgaacagactCTGCCgctggtgtgaacttgctggtgtctctgtagacgAGATGACCACATGAATCATTTCCCCACATTCactgcaggtgaacggcctctcccgtgtgaactcgctgatgacttagtaggtgggatgaccgagtgaatctcatcccacagactgagcaggtgaacggcttctccccagtgtgaacacgctgatgtctctgtagggtggatgactgactgaatctcatcccacagactgaacagttgaacggcttctccccagtgtgaattcgctggtgtaccagtagtttggatgaccgagtgaatcccttcccacagtctgagcaggtgaacggtctctctccagtgtgaactgactggtgtatcagtaggtcagatgactgagtgaatccctttccgcagtcagagcaggtgaatggcctctccccagtgtgaagtcgctgatgtaccttcagtttagatgacgaaatgaatgccttcccacagtcagagcaagtgaacggcctctctccagtgtgaattcgctgatgttccttcaggttagatgagcaagggaatcccttcccacagtctgagcacgtgaatggccgctccccggtgtgaaatcgctggtgtgccattagggtggatgaacgagtgaatcccttcccgcagtccgagcaggtgaacagcctctccccagtgtgaactgacttgtgtaccagtagttcagatgaccgagtgaatctcttcccacagtctgagcaggtgaaaggcctctccccagtgtgaactcgctgatgtaccttcagttgggatgagcaagtgaatcccttcccacagtctgagcaggtgaatggcctctccccagtgtgaactcgctggtgtaccagtaggtcggatgaccaagtgaatcccttcccacagtccgagcaggtgaacggcctctccccagtgtgaactgacctgtgtgccaataggtcggatgaccgagtgaatcccttcccacagtctgaacaggtgaacagcttctctccagtgtgtactcgctgatgttccttcagtttagatgagcaagtgaatcccttcccacagtctgagcaggtgaacggccgatccccggtgtgaactcgccggtgtgccattagggtggatgaccgagtgaatctcttcccgcagtctgagcaggtgaatggcttctctccagtgtgtactcgctgatgttccttcagtttagatgaatatgtgaatcccttcccacagtccgagcaggtgaacggccgctccccagagtgaactcgctggtgagccattagtcagatgatcgagtgaatccttctccacaaattcagcagatgaccagcctctgcccagtgtgaactgactgatgtgtcCACAGCtgggaagaccgactgaatcccttctcacacacaaaacagatgaatggccttggccAGTGTaaactcgctgatgttccttcagttgagacgaccgagtgaatcccttcccacagtctgagcagatgaacggactctctcctgtgtaaaatgacgggcgtgccagtcggtcagatgagcaaatgaatccctccccacagtctgagcaggaaggatggttgaatgaatcccttgctcctcgtcttaaatatctggatagagacagcaaaactgacgTTATCTGTttgagattcccgtagacaaattccttgtcatttttaacctgtaaaaagatttacaaaatccatcaatgggtgaagtacaacatttcagatgagatcacttgagttgtcaaggtgtgatctggcatcacactgttacagtgaagttcaacccaagttggagagagaagtcatcttctaactgggcatcttcttgctggtatctggaatgatcaGCAAATTCTCTGATGCTTTTCCTGTCTCTACAAGAATGGGGCATATCTgccgtctccaatctgtgacctggctcagtttgactctctccattggtattattccctgttcccactgagcagcatgggtgcctggccccacagtaactgaaacactctcacacaaatagccggtactcattccacacacccaccactctctgtgtaaaaaaactaacccctgacatcccctcagtatctatttccaagcaccttaaaactacgccccttgtgttagccacttTAGAcctgggggaaaaagcctctggctatccacgcgatcaatgcccctcatcatcttttcACCTAAAATATGCTCTGAACATAAACAAGGGAACCATACATTGCTTTGAGgttttgttagaggtatacaaagttatttgggtacagatagggtaaatgcaagcagcattttccactgaggttgggtgcggtgataaccagaggtcatgggtaagtggtgaaggtgaaaatttaacaggAGCGTGTGGAAAAAGTCTTCACTGAAATggttgtgtgagtgtggaatgagatgtcagcacaaatggtgaatatgagctcggtttcagcatttaaaagaagtttggatgggagcctggatggtagggttaTGGAGAGCGATGTTCCCCGTGCAGATAGTTGCATttgacagcttaaatgttttttcagcattgactagctgggccaagtagcctgtttccatactgaacttctccatgtttctatgtcagagaagctggacaaacttgtttggaagggaaaaggtaggagtgacaacggagcagcaatgactggaatttctgggagcaattcgagaGCTGAGttatcgatacatcccaaagaagtggaagcattggaaaggcaggaggacacaactgtggctaaaatgagaagccaaagccaacataaaagcccaaCAGAGGGCAAACAAGGAGCAAtaactattgggaagcttttggaaaccaacagaagatgacTAAAAAAAGTCAGATAAGCTCAGTGCATGGAatcatgatattgtagtcattaatgcgtcttggtagcacccaacagtctgaggcatttagaagaacaaaatatccagggcctcaatatctcttaaaaacccaggttccctgcaccagttacctttcaacctTTATTTTGGCAgtcacatacaaactctacaccctcaaaatttcacttctgaaggcctcccactcaccaagtactcctttgccagaaaacagcctgtccaaaaccacacttgccagatcctttcagataccacaaaattgacctttctccaatttagaatctcaacccatgatccagatctctctttttccatatttactttgaatctcatggcattatgatcccTAATTGCtatcaccagccctggatcatttcctaacagcttattgcacacttctacgtcgggaatcctacgtactgattaagggcacatttgacaaactctatcccatctagtccttttatagtatgagagacacagacaatatctggaaagttaaaagcacttactgaatcaacctttgtttcttgtcatggtctgcgatctctctggaaatttgttcctgtaaatccctcagactgttgggtgcaaccaagtcccaataatggctacaatatcataattccctgtcctcagcttatctggctttcctacgatgcttcttgcaatgTGATAAatgcagctcagcacattcataccATGCttgaccatttgattgctgactcttatctgaggtctgaacaacatctgactggtgtcaagaaaacaacctttccctgattgtcacaaaaacaaaggagctgtttgtggattacaggaggaatggagaaaggctagcccctattgacatcaatggatctggggttgagagggtgaacagctttaagatcctcAGGACAAACATCAACAAGGATCTCAAATGGTCTATACATACCGGCTGTATTGTGAAAAGAGCACAGGAGCCCCTTttacacctcagatggttgaagaggtTTGttatgggccccaaatcctaagagctttctacaggcagacaattgagagcatcctgactggctgcatcactgcctggtatgtgaactgtacttccctcaatctcaggaacctgcagagagtggtgcagacagcccagtgcatctctagatgtgaacttcccatgattcagggcatttacagagacaggtgtttaaaaggggcccaaaggatattggggacccaatttatcacaaccacaaactgttcctgctgctaccatccaggaaacggtcccACAGCAAAAGGACTAATAGGCTTCGGGACGtcatcttccaccaggtcatcagactgattaattcatgctgatagaaTTGCATttctgctatattgactgtcctatgtacaaactatttattagaaattactataacttacacattgcacatttagacggagacgtaatgtaaagatttctaTCTCTCATGTAATGACAGACTCCCAGCTGATCCAGAATacatccatttcaagttccaactccttaaagtgcataTGTGCATAGTGATATTTATATagtgaggtattcattttaacagctagcaaatcactgtcaataagaactttgatctcctctgggttcgatccaATTCATCTGCTCTCTCACACAAACTATatagcaggcctgtaatgggtaatgaaggattttctcaccaaagctcttGCATATTGTCCATAAGTGGTTTGTTTGCTAAATtccgctttaaaaagtcagagttccaaatatcactccacttcttcccacttgtaatttctccagcaacttatgcatcaccacaatacacataggtaacaccagtttctatattggacataaatatttcccgTGAACCCTCCTGAGGAATTaaggacatatatatatataaaaacattttgaacctatgtaacctctg
This sequence is a window from Hemitrygon akajei unplaced genomic scaffold, sHemAka1.3 Scf000154, whole genome shotgun sequence. Protein-coding genes within it:
- the LOC140724034 gene encoding uncharacterized protein: MAHQRVHSGERPFTCSDCGKGFTYSSKLKEHQRVHTGEKPFTCSDCGKRFTRSSTLMAHRRVHTGDRPFTCSDCGKGFTCSSKLKEHQRVHTGEKLFTCSDCGKGFTRSSDLLAHRSVHTGERPFTCSDCGKGFTWSSDLLVHQRVHTGERPFTCSDCGKGFTCSSQLKVHQRVHTGERPFTCSDCGKRFTRSSELLVHKSVHTGERLFTCSDCGKGFTRSSTLMAHQRFHTGERPFTCSDCGKGFPCSSNLKEHQRIHTGERPFTCSDCGKAFISSSKLKVHQRLHTGERPFTCSDCGKGFTQSSDLLIHQSVHTGERPFTCSDCGKGFTRSSKLLVHQRIHTGEKPFNCSVCGMRFSQSSTLQRHQRVHTGEKPFTCSVCGMRFTRSSHLLSHQRVHTGEAVHLQ